The Deltaproteobacteria bacterium genomic sequence GGGTCATAAGTTTGATCCGATGTTTGCAAAGCGGCACCGGTATCATCATAGCTTTCCTTGGATACTGGAAACGACGTTCTTACCAACTGGATTTGTTCTAGCGATGATTCCTCTTCATGTTGGTTTGTGGTTGTTATTCGCGCCAAGTTTGGAGTTCGCCTGCACGGGTATTGCTGCCTACACGTTGGTGACCATGATTTATGAGTGGACGCACTTCTTAACGCACAGCCCTTACAGACCAAGTTCTGACTATGTGAAGAAAATCTACAAGAATCATACATTGCATCATTTTAAGAATGAGAACTATTGGTTCAGCTTCACAGTGCCTGCCATCGACCGGTTTTGTGGAACTGATCCTGAAGGTCATGTTGTAAAATCAGATACCTGTAAAACACTTGGTGTGGATGATGGTTTTGTAGCTCCCTGAAGATTTGCTTTGAGATAGGTCTAGGCTCCGGTTTAGAAGTTTCGTGGTTTTCCAAATACCTGAGTCCAATAATGGTAATAGGGAGGTTGGTCGCTGGGTGCGTATCCGGCTCCCATCTCTTCGTATGACGGGTTCATCAAGTTGGCACAGTGTCCATCGCTGTGCATCCAGCCCGCTACGGCTTGCTCTGGTGTTGTTTGCCCTGCAGCAATATTTTCTCCGACGATCTGATAGGCGTAA encodes the following:
- a CDS encoding sterol desaturase family protein; this translates as MNSIAPTTVTCAKTIPEAKTLTGAAALFFRFPTPKILGAKVLLFVFLRSLLAPFSVWELAVVVAVALWWPFQEWFLHKTVLHLKPRMILGHKFDPMFAKRHRYHHSFPWILETTFLPTGFVLAMIPLHVGLWLLFAPSLEFACTGIAAYTLVTMIYEWTHFLTHSPYRPSSDYVKKIYKNHTLHHFKNENYWFSFTVPAIDRFCGTDPEGHVVKSDTCKTLGVDDGFVAP